The Aspergillus flavus chromosome 6, complete sequence nucleotide sequence ACGAGGAGCTACAGGGATGTAAATGCTGGTTGTAAACCCGCCTCGAGTGAGGTAAATATGTGCTGCCTTTCGAATAGTTTCCCAGGCAGTTGTCAATGCCAGAGACAGTGTGCTCGATATGTGGGGTGGCACCATTGGAGGCTCCCATCCGGCAATGATCGCATGCATTCGCGATGTCCAGTAGGATTCCGTCTGCTGTGGGGAGCCATACTCAGCTAGCCGTTGTTCTTGAACTGGATGTATTCCTTGATAGATATCATTTATATATGCCGCGACAGAATCGTCGATCTGGCCTTCAATTACAGCAGAAATAAGAGCGACCACGGTCACCAATGTCTCCGGGTAACCGGATGAAATTTCAAACGTTGTAAACTCCGTAGGCTCGTCTATCGTTGAGgtgcttcttctccaaggaCAGATTCCCCAAGCCAGCCATTTGTGTTGACTAGCCTCGGACCTGTTCAGAGCAAAGGCCGAGATGTCAAGATGCGCCGCGACTGTCTGGAGATATCGCACCAACGGCACAGATCGAAAACCCTCAATGTCCAGTGATTCCACGAGGGCAATCATTCCAGTCACATGCACCGACCAGTTGTGGACTTGCTCGGGCAATCCAAACAGCGTCAGCAGGAGACATGAAGCTAACACCTCCATGACATCACCGTCGTTGACTGGATTTTCCGACTGGAGCCGAGACAAAATTGATTGCACCTTGGTGATTGTCTCCTGGTAGCGGTCGAGCGCATTCCTCTTGGAGCCTTCTGTGCGTGCTGCGCTACCATCTCCAGATGAAACGCGAAGGCGAGCGGAATACGCAAGTAACGCAGAGAGGATGGACGGATGCTCGGAGGCGAGGGGGAGTATCTCATCCAACAGCGGTCGCGAGCATTCTCCAATGGCGACAATCGACCGCTGGCAGCTGTGGATCAAGAACCGGATATCCTGGTTCTCGCGCCCGTTAAGCTTCAGACGCCAGTTTGGCATTggtatttttttcttacaGACTGAGGGGCGAGGTATGGGCTGTGGCATGGGTGAAATAAATGCCCGTCGGTGAAATATCAGCTTCATCCTGGGGGGGAAGCCGGGTAGGAAGCCTGGATGGATGCCTTAGGTACCTAGGCAGCGGACTAACTCCGACTGGTCTATTTGGCCGTTCCAATCGGATGCTCGCATTAACGCCGAAGAGACTATATAGATTACTCGTATAGAGAGAGATAAGAGACGCTGCTCCATGCTGCCATTCAGACTCAATACTCAGAGCGCCAAAAAATATTTCCATCATGCCGAACATTGTCGTCATTAACGGGGCCGACAAAGTCACCCCTACAACCGAAGAAGGCGCGGGCGCCTTTACGGATCTCGCGGGTTCCAAGTATGCCCTTTTCTCCGAACCAATCTCCTGAGATGCGATAGCTGAACGTGGTAGTGCCTCCGCCGAACATCCCATCGTAGCTGGAGTTTGGGACCTGGTCGATCTCGATGAGCCTACCCCAGCGTGGGAAGCCGAATGGGATGAGGTGAAGTACTTGATAGCCGGTAACAGGACACAAAAACCATGAGTTCGGGAAAATACTTATACAGGACAGGAGATTTAACACTAAAGAATGAGGAAACCGGCGAGGTCAGCAACCTGAAGGCCGGTGGCATGCTTTGGATTCCCAAGGGTGCGAAGATGTCAATAATCAAGTCAAGGGGTGTGCGCACCATTTACGTTGAGCAGCAATATCGGAGGGCGTTGCATACCAGTTCTTAGAAACCACAGGCGAATTAAGATGTATTTAGAGACTGGTAGTAGAGAACAAGTGACGAAAATGGATTTTCAGTGTAACGAATGCATTATTAGCAAATAAGAACCATCTGGACCGACTGTGGGGGGTCGCACCAGAGTATATAATTCAGCAAGTCCCTCTCACATTGTTGGTTTTATTCGCTTCCTCTACATTTATATCTCGCTTGGAATCACCATGGCTGAATCAATCACTACCTTGAAGCAACAACTCATCGACGAATTTATTCAGGCCAATCCCAAATCTAAAGCAGCTTTTGATCGTGCTCGCAATGCTCTGCCAGCTGGAAATACCCGATCTGTTCTCTGGTCGGAGCCCTTTCCTCTCACCCTCCAGTCGGGCAACGGCGCACACGTTACCTCGGTAGATGGGCAGgaatatctagattttgTATCCGATTTCACGGCGGGGCTCTATGGGCACTCGCATCCGGTCATTAAGCAGGCTGTGAAGGATGCTCTTGCCACTGGATTCAGTTTGGGTGGCGTCGTCGAGAAGGAGGCCCAACTGGGAGAGATCTTGCAGACTCGGTTCAAGAGTATTGAACGGGTTCGTTTCTGCAACTCCGGGACCGAGGCCAATACATTTGCCCTAGCTACCGCGA carries:
- a CDS encoding fungal-specific transcription factor domain-containing protein — its product is MKLIFHRRAFISPMPQPIPRPSVCKKKIPMPNWRLKLNGRENQDIRFLIHSCQRSIVAIGECSRPLLDEILPLASEHPSILSALLAYSARLRVSSGDGSAARTEGSKRNALDRYQETITKVQSILSRLQSENPVNDGDVMEVLASCLLLTLFGLPEQVHNWSVHVTGMIALVESLDIEGFRSVPLVRYLQTVAAHLDISAFALNRSEASQHKWLAWGICPWRRSTSTIDEPTEFTTFEISSGYPETLVTVVALISAVIEGQIDDSVAAYINDIYQGIHPVQEQRLAEYGSPQQTESYWTSRMHAIIAGWEPPMVPPHISSTLSLALTTAWETIRKAAHIYLTRGGFTTSIYIPVAPRRQRVNQRYVREMIVGLQSLITLAEKKGITIANAMIWPMTVIGNEIFNDYALQAELVSMFERLHRYFRIAHLTQVLDLLKELWQRFSMSDAMLASPQPSRELSLQILAAEKNLSVPLF